A region from the Acyrthosiphon pisum isolate AL4f chromosome A1, pea_aphid_22Mar2018_4r6ur, whole genome shotgun sequence genome encodes:
- the LOC100573110 gene encoding uncharacterized protein LOC100573110, with amino-acid sequence MDTASDISQIDDEIIRLKNELCRTKNALTSQIIKRHQLVAELSLKVDKKNNQLKEFQRSNFNDLGKVLRSLYVFESKLRKEQQQIRRQLGERDSVIRQQQIEIAKLRQNLANLCHKNETREETEISISKPDLITSISSQSHLNEHVKNNDGDSPSNSEKLIVLPPKLEGPRKNVLPVDTRTKKNSNNNINFNKNVYSKTVTDLSLNDISSFPNPTPNNNLFVVSNSIFSKNEFTYNEVSKEVITSVKQNGKVITSALKKADKYPSPKSVHFGKTTHIPEPDDDGQTDIVKTVETLLLQECGDSTESENDTSSTASTETSPSVSQMVRKFESICTTAATTSGSATGSESRGADGRSPIPADIRGGGGGGSDGSYIADADLRTAAELNVRTDSEPDVCGGGCAAVSLSDLDPRNNFEEFRFEDSDLDKEYGCGRSEADGLEYPSRHGSSSPSSVAAAVSAAAVLLRSAGDDGGCCAAGRVNYESFLEVTGLSQKSIITVQSNRNAYGSHRNVKKPKDVKSRNRAKSASFDCKSAYPAAVKYWTEPYL; translated from the exons atTGATGATGAAATAATcagattaaaaaatgaactctGTAGAACGAAAAATGCATTGACCAGTCAAATTATCAAAAGACATCAGCTAGTGGCTGAACTGTCACTGaaagttgacaaaaaaaataatcaactaaaAGAATTCCAACGTTCAAATTTCAACGATCTAGGCAAAGTGTTGAGGTCACTGTACGTGTTCGAGTCAAAACTAAGAAAAGAACAACAGCAAATCAGACGACAACTAGGGGAGAGAGATTCGGTGATAAGGCAACAGCAAATAGAAATTGCAAAATTGAGACAGAATCTAGCGAACCTTTGTCATAAGAATGAGACGCGCGAGGAAACGGAAATTTCGATTTCAAAGCCCGACTTGATCACATCCATCTCGTCACAATCACACTTAAACGAGCACGTGAAAAATAACGATGGAGATTCTCCTTCCAATTCGGAAAAACTCATAGTGCTACCGCCGAAATTAGAGGGACCGAGGAAAAATGTCTTACCGGTTGACACGCGTACTAAGAAAAATTCAAACAACAATATAAACTTTAACAAGAACGTATACAGTAAAACTGTTACGGACTTGTCTCTCAATGACATATCGTCGTTTCCAAACCCAACACCTAATAACAACTTATTTGTTGTGTCTAACTCTATTTTCTCGAAAAACGAGTTTACATACAACGAAGTCTCTAAAGAg GTGATAACTTCGGTGAAGCAAAATGGCAAGGTGATCACGTCCGCGCTGAAGAAGGCGGACAAGTACCCGTCACCGAAGTCCGTGCACTTTGGCAAGACGACTCACATACCCGAGCCCGACGACGACGGTCAGACGGACATCGTCAAGACGGTGGAGACGCTCTTGCTGCAGGAGTGCGGCGACTCGACCGAATCGGAGAACGACACGTCCAGCACGGCGTCCACGGAAACTTCTCCCAGCGTGTCGCAGATGGTCCGGAAGTTCGAGAGCATATGCACCACGGCGGCCACGACTTCCGGTTCGGCGACGGGGTCGGAGTCTCGCGGCGCCGACGGGAGGTCTCCGATTCCGGCGGACAtccgtggcggcggcggcggtggaagCGACGGCAGCTACATCGCGGACGCCGACCTGAGGACGGCGGCCGAGCTGAACGTGAGGACCGACTCGGAACCGGACGTGTGCGGTGGCGGTTGCGCGGCGGTGTCGCTCAGCGACCTGGACCCTCGGAACAACTTCGAGGAGTTCCGGTTCGAGGACAGCGACCTGGACAAGGAGTACGGTTGCGGCCGGTCCGAGGCGGACGGGCTCGAGTACCCGTCCCGGCACGgttcgtcgtcgccgtcgtccgTGGCCGCGGCTGTCTCGGCGGCCGCGGTCCTGCTGCGGTCGGCCGGGGACGACGGGGGTTGCTGCGCCGCCGGCCGGGTCAACTACGAGTCGTTCCTGGAAGTGACCGGGCTCAGCCAGAAGTCCATCATCACGGTGCAGTCGAACAGGAACGCGTACGGGTCGCACAGGAACGTGAAGAAGCCCAAGGACGTGAAGAGCAGGAACCGGGCCAAGTCGGCGTCGTTCGACTGCAAGTCCGCGTACCCGGCCGCCGTCAAGTACTGGACGGAACCCTATCTCTGA